One window of Candidatus Methylomirabilota bacterium genomic DNA carries:
- a CDS encoding response regulator has product MPKVLVVDDSLSVRKVVEKALEGRSVQVLSAASGTEAIERIEQERPDVVICDVILPDKDGYQICEFIRAHPAMGNTPVLLISGMVNSTVLARAAEVQSDDVMFKPFAADELVRKIDALLSGRGNGAHLAPPATSTVGRAPATLASPPPARAPFVAPAPPSVAEPGGGTAVESLKARLQALAATPGIRFAALADREGFLIESAGELAAKVEEASALASCLAESSDGLGRELGQGALQGIILEYGSGILLLHGVGPTALLAVLISDPAALGKVRYYVKKMLPELQRIL; this is encoded by the coding sequence ATGCCCAAGGTCCTCGTGGTCGACGACAGCCTGAGCGTCCGCAAGGTCGTCGAGAAGGCGCTCGAGGGGCGGAGCGTGCAGGTGCTGTCTGCGGCCTCGGGCACCGAGGCGATCGAGCGCATCGAGCAGGAGCGACCGGACGTGGTCATCTGCGACGTGATCCTGCCCGACAAGGACGGCTACCAGATCTGCGAGTTCATTCGCGCGCACCCCGCGATGGGCAACACGCCGGTCCTGCTGATCTCGGGCATGGTGAACAGCACGGTCCTGGCCCGGGCCGCCGAGGTGCAGTCCGACGACGTCATGTTCAAGCCGTTCGCGGCCGACGAGCTGGTGCGGAAGATCGACGCCCTGCTGAGCGGTCGGGGCAACGGCGCTCACCTCGCACCGCCGGCGACCAGCACCGTCGGCCGGGCGCCGGCTACCCTCGCGTCCCCTCCGCCGGCCCGCGCGCCGTTCGTCGCGCCCGCGCCCCCGTCCGTCGCCGAGCCCGGTGGAGGGACGGCGGTCGAAAGCCTGAAAGCCCGCCTGCAGGCGCTGGCCGCCACGCCGGGCATTCGCTTTGCCGCGCTCGCCGATCGTGAGGGGTTCCTCATCGAATCGGCGGGAGAGCTGGCGGCGAAAGTGGAGGAGGCCAGCGCGCTGGCGTCGTGCCTGGCGGAATCGTCCGACGGGCTCGGCCGGGAGCTCGGTCAGGGGGCGCTGCAGGGCATCATCCTCGAATACGGATCCGGGATCCTGCTGCTGCACGGCGTGGGGCCGACGGCCCTGCTGGCGGTCCTGATCAGCGATCCTGCGGCGCTGGGCAAGGTGCGTTACTACGTGAAGAAGATGCTGCCGGAACTTCAGCGGATCCTCTGA
- a CDS encoding DUF4388 domain-containing protein, with protein MPRVLLIDPDRDGLAALQKALGDAGLTNVAAVPSASFALTMLERDRPDLIVSRAGVPDIDGYELCSIVRSDPSMAGVLFLLLAEPGDAGPTGGIEGAPDRTLVGELTAATIVSEVMNLLGHDQPADVPGPATPDAEPAHGLHGSLGVMDLPDLTQAIALGNKTGILALVLGSGEGVVVFGHGRIVHAEFGRLVGEPAFAALVIAAHKEGRGSFTFNAVEVLAPNVPKTIQRSVKQLLLSTAAEIDEGQAGPAAIVPIK; from the coding sequence ATGCCGCGCGTGCTGCTGATCGATCCCGATCGGGACGGCCTGGCGGCTCTGCAGAAGGCGCTGGGCGATGCGGGGCTCACGAACGTGGCCGCCGTCCCCAGCGCGTCCTTCGCGCTGACCATGCTCGAGCGCGATCGGCCCGACCTCATCGTGAGCCGGGCGGGCGTCCCCGACATCGACGGCTACGAGCTGTGCTCGATCGTCCGCAGCGACCCCTCGATGGCCGGCGTGCTCTTCCTGCTGCTGGCGGAACCGGGCGACGCCGGCCCCACGGGGGGGATCGAGGGGGCGCCGGATCGGACGCTGGTGGGCGAGCTCACGGCGGCGACGATCGTCAGCGAGGTGATGAATCTGCTGGGACACGACCAACCCGCCGACGTCCCCGGTCCGGCGACGCCTGACGCCGAGCCGGCTCACGGCCTGCACGGCTCCCTGGGGGTCATGGACCTGCCGGATCTCACCCAGGCCATCGCCCTCGGCAACAAGACCGGCATCCTGGCACTCGTGCTCGGCTCGGGCGAGGGCGTCGTCGTCTTCGGCCACGGCCGGATCGTGCACGCCGAGTTCGGGCGGCTGGTGGGCGAGCCGGCGTTCGCGGCGCTGGTGATCGCCGCGCACAAGGAGGGGCGCGGCAGCTTCACCTTCAACGCGGTCGAGGTGCTCGCGCCAAACGTCCCCAAGACGATCCAGCGGAGCGTCAAGCAGCTCTTGCTCAGCACGGCGGCCGAGATCGACGAGGGACAGGCGGGCCCGGCCGCCATCGTCCCCATCAAGTAG
- a CDS encoding ADP-ribosylation factor-like protein gives MSVINHAEKVINLKIVYYGPGVAGKTANLQYIHRSLPHANKGNMISLATGDDRTMFFDFLPVSALMVRGFETRFQLYTVPGQVLYNMTRRLVLRGVDGLVFVADSQFERLRENVESLRNLEENLREYEQSLDELPYVVQYNKRDLPNAAPIDYLEYVLNRRAQRVPFFEAVATDGKGVFDTLNTVSRMVLASEFGDVQKGAP, from the coding sequence GTGTCCGTCATCAATCACGCCGAGAAGGTCATCAACCTCAAGATCGTGTATTACGGCCCCGGTGTCGCGGGAAAGACGGCGAATCTCCAGTACATCCACCGCTCCCTGCCCCACGCCAACAAGGGCAACATGATCTCGCTGGCCACCGGGGACGATCGGACGATGTTCTTCGACTTCCTTCCCGTCTCGGCCCTCATGGTGCGTGGGTTCGAGACGCGCTTCCAGCTCTACACGGTCCCCGGGCAGGTGCTCTACAACATGACACGGCGTCTCGTCCTCCGCGGCGTCGACGGGCTGGTGTTCGTGGCCGACTCGCAGTTCGAGCGACTCCGCGAGAACGTCGAGAGTCTCCGAAATCTGGAGGAGAACCTCCGGGAGTACGAGCAGTCTCTGGACGAGCTCCCCTACGTGGTCCAGTACAATAAGCGTGACCTTCCGAACGCGGCGCCGATAGACTATCTGGAGTACGTCCTCAACCGGCGGGCCCAGCGGGTTCCGTTCTTCGAGGCGGTGGCCACGGACGGGAAGGGGGTCTTCGACACTTTGAACACGGTCTCCCGCATGGTGCTGGCCAGCGAGTTCGGAGATGTCCAAAAGGGAGCGCCATGA
- a CDS encoding ATPase, T2SS/T4P/T4SS family: MAPNPPDERRELTETAAVFEMIAEANPGDRSALEALSEIYTKLGDKEKLARVSARLGAARPAREATPPGAIPKLHPPPSPLGAPKLSPTREAAPPNPPRPSPAREGWPPSGPPKPFPARETKPPSRTAPKPRLREVGESQATRLQQQPLGDLLVAGGLITRAQLEQALRLQRTSKEKIGSILIRQRFISEDQLAGFLSAQYGVPSITLGTFIIDPDLVELVPADVAKRYDVVPIRREGETLTVAMADPVNVQAIDQIGFITGLRILPVVAAQGAIRGAIERSYEAQASGPVADLLRSALAGDLKGVEVVEDQEAGGKVDVFELKGSADEAPVVKLVNMVLVDAIQKGASDIHWEPYEKVFRVRFRVDGVLHEMLAPPKRLEPAILSRLKIMANLDIAERRLPQDGRIKLRYNTREIDFRVSVLPTIFGEKAVLRILDKDALKLDLLQLGFDPWSLEQFQKAIHQPYGMVLITGPTGSGKTTTLYSAIHTINSPEHNIMTAEDPVEYNLKGVNQVQINEGIGRTFATALRSFLRQDPDVILVGETRDLETAQISIRAALT; the protein is encoded by the coding sequence ATGGCCCCCAATCCGCCCGACGAGCGGCGAGAACTCACGGAGACCGCGGCGGTCTTCGAGATGATCGCCGAGGCGAACCCTGGCGACCGGAGCGCGCTGGAAGCGCTGTCGGAGATCTACACCAAGCTCGGCGACAAGGAAAAGCTCGCGCGCGTGAGCGCGCGTCTCGGCGCTGCCCGGCCCGCCCGGGAGGCCACGCCTCCGGGCGCCATCCCCAAGCTGCACCCGCCCCCGTCTCCTCTCGGCGCGCCCAAGCTCTCTCCCACCCGCGAGGCGGCGCCGCCGAACCCGCCCAGGCCCTCCCCGGCCCGCGAGGGCTGGCCGCCGTCCGGCCCGCCCAAGCCCTTCCCGGCCCGGGAGACCAAGCCCCCGTCGCGGACCGCGCCGAAGCCGCGTCTGCGTGAGGTCGGCGAGAGCCAGGCCACCCGCCTGCAGCAGCAGCCGTTGGGCGACCTGTTGGTCGCCGGCGGGCTGATCACGCGCGCTCAGCTGGAGCAGGCGCTCCGGCTGCAGCGCACCTCCAAGGAGAAGATCGGCTCGATCCTGATCCGCCAGCGGTTCATCTCCGAGGACCAGCTGGCCGGCTTCCTGTCCGCCCAGTACGGCGTGCCCTCCATCACGCTGGGGACGTTCATCATCGATCCGGACCTCGTCGAGCTCGTGCCCGCCGACGTGGCCAAGCGCTACGACGTGGTGCCGATCAGGCGCGAGGGCGAAACCCTTACGGTGGCCATGGCCGATCCGGTCAACGTCCAGGCGATCGACCAGATAGGGTTCATCACGGGGCTCCGGATCCTGCCCGTGGTGGCGGCGCAAGGCGCGATCCGCGGGGCGATCGAGCGCAGCTACGAGGCGCAGGCGTCGGGACCGGTGGCGGATCTCTTGAGGAGCGCTCTCGCCGGCGACCTCAAGGGCGTCGAGGTCGTCGAGGACCAGGAGGCGGGCGGCAAGGTCGACGTCTTCGAGTTGAAGGGGTCGGCGGACGAGGCGCCGGTGGTGAAGCTAGTGAACATGGTGCTGGTGGACGCCATCCAGAAGGGGGCCTCCGACATCCACTGGGAGCCCTACGAGAAGGTGTTCCGGGTCCGGTTCCGGGTCGACGGGGTGCTGCACGAGATGCTGGCGCCGCCCAAGCGGCTGGAGCCGGCGATCCTCTCGCGGCTGAAGATCATGGCCAACCTGGACATCGCCGAGCGGCGGCTGCCCCAGGACGGGCGGATCAAGCTGCGCTACAACACGCGGGAGATCGACTTCCGGGTGTCGGTGCTGCCCACGATCTTCGGCGAGAAGGCGGTGCTACGCATCCTGGACAAGGACGCGCTGAAGCTGGACCTCTTGCAGCTGGGGTTCGACCCCTGGAGCCTGGAGCAGTTCCAGAAGGCCATCCACCAGCCCTACGGGATGGTGCTGATCACGGGGCCCACGGGCTCGGGCAAGACGACGACGCTGTACTCGGCGATCCACACGATCAACTCCCCCGAGCACAATATCATGACGGCCGAAGATCCTGTTGAATACAACCTAAAGGGAGTGAATCAAGTACAAATCAACGAGGGCATCGGCCGGACCTTTGCCACCGCGCTGCGGTCGTTTCTGCGCCAGGACCCGGACGTGATCCTGGTGGGCGAGACGCGCGATCTGGAGACGGCGCAGATCAGCATCCGGGCGGCGCTGAC
- a CDS encoding roadblock/LC7 domain-containing protein — MKVRDMVIHEQDAARINQILGRFLRESSAAEALLIDRSGQLLAMDGVSRALDTVSISALAAAAFSSTSAMAQLLGETEFTVLFHEGNKQSIHVSTVGEEAILLAIFDERTTVGMVRLFAKEASKAIGAVLAETRTRPKRIGEFATPLTVEETRPTWKPPQR; from the coding sequence ATGAAGGTGCGTGACATGGTGATCCACGAACAGGACGCGGCGCGGATCAACCAGATCCTCGGGCGCTTCCTTCGCGAATCGAGCGCCGCCGAAGCGCTGCTCATCGACCGGAGCGGCCAGCTCCTGGCCATGGACGGCGTCTCCCGGGCGCTCGACACGGTCTCCATCTCCGCGCTGGCCGCAGCCGCCTTCAGCTCCACCAGCGCCATGGCCCAGCTCCTGGGCGAGACCGAGTTCACGGTGCTCTTCCACGAAGGCAACAAGCAGTCCATCCACGTCTCGACCGTCGGCGAGGAAGCGATCCTGCTGGCGATCTTCGACGAGCGGACGACGGTGGGCATGGTGCGGCTCTTCGCGAAGGAAGCGAGCAAGGCGATCGGCGCCGTCCTCGCCGAGACGCGAACGCGGCCCAAGCGGATCGGCGAGTTCGCCACGCCGCTGACCGTGGAGGAAACGCGGCCCACCTGGAAGCCTCCGCAACGCTGA